A region from the Mycolicibacterium phlei genome encodes:
- a CDS encoding enhanced intracellular survival protein Eis, whose amino-acid sequence MAASGDVPAVDTSPVIRTATDADWTALARLDATCFGTFTPPDAIAAWRSLIPADGSVVACDGDDIVGMAHLLDLRLTVPGGAQLPMAGVTFVAVSPTHRRRGLLRALLAELHDRIARRYPIAGLTASEGGIYGRFGYGPATVEQEFTVERRRAEFRADAPDPGGVRIVAAAEQREALTEIYERWRAATPGGLPRPAAVWDEILADREEDRHGGSPWFTLLHRDGYVLYRVHGEDPMTVRVGDFVSATGDARIALCRALLGLDLMETVRFTTHRADPLPYLLADARAARVTGQSDALWLRIVDVPAALQARTYQADVSVVLQVDDGSHGSGGRFALRVSDGRARCERTDAPADVELGLDVLGSLYLGAHRASAFAAANRLRGARDVVRTLDAAFAADVEAELGYVF is encoded by the coding sequence ATGGCAGCGTCGGGGGATGTGCCCGCCGTTGACACCTCGCCAGTGATCCGGACTGCCACCGACGCGGACTGGACGGCGCTCGCCCGGCTTGACGCCACCTGCTTCGGAACGTTCACCCCGCCGGACGCCATCGCGGCGTGGCGCAGCCTGATCCCGGCCGACGGGTCGGTGGTGGCCTGCGACGGCGACGACATCGTCGGGATGGCGCACCTGCTGGACCTGCGGTTGACGGTGCCCGGCGGGGCGCAGCTGCCGATGGCCGGCGTGACATTCGTGGCGGTGTCCCCGACGCACCGCCGCCGCGGTCTGCTGCGCGCGCTGCTCGCCGAACTGCACGACCGCATCGCGCGGCGGTATCCGATCGCCGGCCTGACCGCCAGCGAGGGCGGCATCTACGGCCGCTTCGGCTACGGCCCGGCGACCGTCGAGCAGGAGTTCACCGTCGAGCGGCGGCGCGCCGAGTTCCGCGCCGACGCCCCCGATCCCGGCGGCGTGCGGATCGTCGCCGCTGCCGAGCAGCGCGAGGCGCTCACCGAGATCTACGAGCGCTGGCGCGCGGCGACCCCGGGCGGGTTGCCGCGCCCCGCCGCGGTGTGGGACGAGATCCTCGCCGACCGCGAGGAGGACCGGCACGGCGGATCGCCCTGGTTCACGTTGCTGCACCGCGACGGCTACGTGCTGTACCGGGTGCACGGCGAGGACCCGATGACCGTCCGGGTCGGGGACTTCGTGTCGGCCACCGGGGACGCCCGCATCGCGCTGTGCCGCGCACTGCTCGGGCTGGACCTGATGGAGACGGTCCGGTTCACCACACACCGCGCCGACCCGCTGCCGTACCTGCTCGCCGACGCCCGTGCCGCCCGGGTCACCGGCCAGAGCGACGCCCTGTGGCTGCGGATCGTGGATGTGCCCGCGGCGCTGCAGGCCCGCACCTACCAGGCCGACGTGTCGGTGGTGCTGCAGGTCGACGACGGGTCCCACGGCTCCGGCGGCCGGTTCGCGCTGCGGGTCAGCGACGGCCGGGCCCGCTGCGAGCGCACCGACGCACCCGCCGACGTCGAACTCGGACTCGACGTGCTCGGCAGCCTGTACCTGGGTGCGCACCGCGCCTCGGCGTTCGCCGCCGCCAACCGGCTGCGCGGTGCCCGCGACGTGGTGCGCACGCTCGATGCGGCGTTCGCCGCCGACGTGGAGGCCGAGCTTGGGTACGTGTTCTGA
- a CDS encoding alpha/beta fold hydrolase has protein sequence MVVAIARPKLEGNVAVGEDRQIGFAEFGDPVGRAVFWLHGTPGARRQIPMEARVYAEQANIRLIGLDRPGIGSSTPYRYGCVREFADDLRTIADTLGIDRMAVVGLSGGGPYTLGCAASMPDRVVAAGVIGGVAPTVGPDAIGGGLMGNLGTRVAPLLQVAGSPIGVAASTLIKFIKPVASPAVDLYGRVSPEADRRLLARPEIKAMFLDDLLNGSRKQLAAPFCDIVVFARDWGFRLGEITLPVRWWHGDADHIVPFRHGEHVVSLLPDAELYTMPGESHLAGLGRAEEILRTLMKVWDEYQPS, from the coding sequence ATGGTTGTCGCTATCGCCCGCCCCAAGCTGGAGGGCAACGTCGCGGTCGGTGAGGACCGCCAGATCGGGTTCGCCGAGTTCGGTGACCCCGTGGGCCGTGCCGTGTTCTGGCTGCACGGCACCCCGGGTGCCCGCCGGCAGATCCCGATGGAGGCCCGCGTCTACGCCGAGCAGGCCAACATCCGGCTGATCGGCCTGGACCGCCCGGGCATCGGATCGTCGACCCCGTACCGGTACGGCTGCGTGCGGGAGTTCGCCGACGACCTGCGCACCATCGCCGACACCCTCGGGATCGACCGGATGGCGGTGGTGGGGCTTTCCGGCGGAGGTCCGTACACGCTGGGCTGCGCCGCCTCGATGCCCGACCGGGTGGTCGCGGCCGGGGTGATCGGCGGCGTCGCCCCCACCGTCGGGCCCGACGCGATCGGCGGCGGGCTGATGGGCAACCTGGGCACCCGCGTCGCCCCGCTGCTGCAGGTGGCGGGCTCCCCGATCGGGGTCGCCGCCTCGACGCTGATCAAGTTCATCAAACCGGTCGCCTCCCCCGCCGTCGACCTCTACGGCCGGGTGTCCCCCGAGGCCGACCGGCGGCTGCTGGCCCGCCCCGAGATCAAGGCGATGTTCCTCGACGACCTGCTCAACGGTAGCCGCAAACAACTGGCCGCACCGTTCTGCGACATCGTCGTGTTCGCCCGCGACTGGGGCTTCCGGCTCGGCGAGATCACGCTGCCGGTGCGGTGGTGGCACGGCGACGCCGACCACATCGTGCCGTTCCGGCACGGCGAGCACGTGGTGTCGCTGCTGCCCGACGCCGAGCTGTACACGATGCCGGGTGAGAGCCACCTCGCCGGCCTGGGCCGCGCCGAGGAGATCCTGCGCACGCTGATGAAGGTCTGGGACGAGTACCAGCCGTCCTGA
- a CDS encoding fatty acid--CoA ligase, giving the protein MDSTMQDFPLTLTAILRYGTQWHTGRKVLSATADGHRELSFGELGTRVAQLAHGLREIGVRDGDRVATFMWNNAEHLETYFAAPCMGAVLHTLNIRLAADQVAFIANEAEDRVVVVDSSLIGLLAPVLPKLDTAHTVVVAGDADTDPLTASGKTVLRYEDLLAGRPLEYDWPDLDEKSAAAMCYTSGTTGNPKGVVYSHRSTYLHSMAVCTANSVGLVDGDRVLAVVPMFHANAWGQPYAAVMAGADLVLPDRFLQAAPLVDMIERLRPTVSAAVPTIWNDVLHFLKANPDRDISSLRTVVCGGSAVPVELMKEYQQRYGVVIRQGWGMTETSPLAAVATPPPEVTGEEHWTLRAAAGRVVPGVEARIVDDHGAVLPNDGKAVGEIEIRGPWITGSYYRNADPDKFHDGWLRTGDVGRIDPQGFITLTDRAKDVIKSGGEWISSVELELAIMAHPAVFEAAVVAVPDERWQERPLAAVVLEDGATVIPQELRKHLSDKVARFWLPERWTFVEAVPRTSVGKFDKKVIRARYAEGAYDVIECRD; this is encoded by the coding sequence ATGGACAGCACGATGCAGGACTTCCCGCTCACGCTGACCGCGATCCTGCGGTACGGAACCCAGTGGCACACCGGCCGCAAGGTCCTCAGCGCGACCGCCGACGGCCACCGTGAGCTGAGCTTCGGAGAGCTGGGCACCCGGGTGGCGCAGTTGGCGCACGGTCTGCGCGAGATCGGTGTGCGCGACGGCGACCGGGTCGCCACGTTCATGTGGAACAACGCCGAGCATCTCGAAACCTACTTCGCCGCACCGTGTATGGGCGCGGTGCTGCACACCCTCAACATCCGACTGGCCGCCGATCAGGTCGCGTTCATCGCCAACGAGGCCGAGGACCGGGTCGTCGTGGTGGACTCCTCGCTGATCGGCCTGCTGGCGCCGGTGCTGCCGAAGCTGGACACCGCGCACACCGTCGTCGTGGCGGGCGACGCTGACACGGATCCGCTCACCGCGTCGGGCAAGACGGTGCTGCGCTACGAGGACCTGCTCGCCGGCAGGCCGCTGGAGTACGACTGGCCCGATCTGGACGAGAAGAGCGCCGCCGCAATGTGTTACACCAGCGGCACCACCGGAAACCCGAAAGGCGTTGTGTACAGCCATCGCTCGACGTACCTACACTCGATGGCGGTGTGCACGGCCAACAGCGTCGGTCTGGTCGACGGCGACCGGGTGCTCGCCGTGGTGCCGATGTTCCACGCCAACGCGTGGGGCCAGCCGTACGCGGCGGTGATGGCGGGCGCCGATCTGGTGCTGCCCGACCGGTTCCTGCAGGCCGCCCCGCTGGTGGACATGATCGAGCGGCTCCGGCCCACGGTGTCGGCGGCGGTGCCGACGATCTGGAACGACGTCCTGCACTTCCTCAAGGCCAACCCGGACCGCGACATCTCCTCGCTGCGCACCGTGGTCTGCGGCGGTTCGGCCGTGCCGGTGGAGCTGATGAAGGAGTACCAGCAGCGCTACGGGGTGGTCATCCGCCAGGGCTGGGGGATGACCGAGACGTCGCCGCTGGCCGCGGTCGCCACCCCGCCGCCGGAGGTGACCGGCGAGGAGCACTGGACGCTGCGCGCGGCCGCGGGCCGCGTCGTGCCCGGGGTGGAGGCCCGCATCGTCGACGACCACGGCGCCGTCCTGCCCAATGACGGAAAAGCGGTGGGGGAGATCGAGATTCGGGGGCCGTGGATCACCGGCTCGTACTACCGCAACGCCGACCCGGACAAGTTCCACGACGGCTGGCTGCGCACCGGCGACGTCGGCCGCATCGACCCGCAGGGCTTCATCACGCTGACCGACCGCGCCAAGGACGTCATCAAGTCCGGCGGCGAGTGGATCTCGTCGGTGGAGCTGGAACTGGCCATCATGGCGCACCCGGCGGTGTTCGAGGCGGCGGTGGTCGCGGTGCCCGACGAGCGGTGGCAGGAACGCCCACTGGCCGCGGTGGTGCTCGAGGACGGTGCCACCGTCATTCCGCAGGAACTGCGAAAGCACCTCAGTGACAAGGTGGCTCGGTTCTGGCTGCCAGAGCGGTGGACCTTCGTCGAGGCGGTGCCCAGGACGAGCGTCGGCAAGTTCGACAAGAAGGTGATCCGGGCGCGGTACGCGGAGGGCGCCTACGACGTCATCGAGTGCCGCGACTAG
- the yaaA gene encoding peroxide stress protein YaaA codes for MIVLLPPSETKRAGGDGPPLDLGALSAPELTPLRAELVDELVTLAADPAACRRALGLSASQDAEIERNAALRSAPTLPAIHRYTGVLYDALDVGSLRGAAAERSRARLAVGSALFGLLRADDPVPAYRLSAGSKLPGRPTLASRWRPVLEPVLAGLAEQELIVDLRSGSYAGLGRLPGAVRVDVVSEDADGNRKVVTHFNKAHKGRLARALASSTSEPDDAAAVAAVARRARMRVERDGNELTILVPS; via the coding sequence GTGATCGTGCTTCTTCCGCCGTCGGAGACGAAGCGGGCCGGTGGTGACGGACCGCCCCTTGATCTGGGGGCCCTGAGCGCCCCGGAGCTCACACCGCTGCGCGCCGAGCTGGTCGACGAGCTGGTGACGCTGGCCGCCGATCCGGCCGCCTGCCGCCGCGCCCTGGGGCTGTCCGCGTCGCAGGACGCCGAGATCGAGCGCAACGCCGCGCTGCGCAGTGCGCCCACCCTGCCGGCGATCCACCGCTACACCGGCGTGCTCTACGACGCGCTGGACGTCGGCTCGCTCCGCGGGGCCGCCGCCGAGCGGTCCCGGGCCCGCCTGGCGGTCGGGTCGGCGCTGTTCGGGCTGCTGCGGGCCGACGACCCGGTGCCGGCGTACCGGCTGTCGGCCGGATCGAAGCTGCCCGGCCGTCCGACGCTGGCGAGCCGGTGGCGACCGGTGCTCGAACCCGTGCTGGCCGGGCTGGCCGAGCAGGAGCTGATCGTCGACCTGCGGTCGGGCTCCTACGCCGGGCTCGGGCGGCTGCCCGGTGCGGTGCGCGTCGACGTCGTCTCCGAGGACGCCGACGGCAACCGCAAGGTGGTCACCCACTTCAACAAGGCGCACAAGGGCCGGCTGGCCCGCGCCCTGGCGTCCTCGACGTCCGAGCCCGACGACGCGGCGGCCGTGGCCGCGGTGGCGCGGCGGGCCAGGATGCGGGTCGAGCGCGACGGGAACGAGCTGACGATCTTGGTGCCGAGTTAG